From Leptospira fletcheri, a single genomic window includes:
- a CDS encoding penicillin-binding transpeptidase domain-containing protein — MRVLAGASLAILLFGCFGTSVKEAPSRTENREFPGRKICILYLESESDTVVEINPTVCKTRTPPLHTFHPAIALAALESGSLKDPNALYKWDRTKYPYIRWQKDLNLQSATESSAIWYFQKLVRETSLPKTRSWLQNAGLPANATEENRAFWLEEGYSLNGEDFFGFLRNLVLQRLPVREKNRAAVLAALERSPGKISNPTGTHTLGGNWGEAERFYSDSGTAYLGGRSLSLFWFFWKSGTKSRLFFSRVESETEILNPLDAARIGTEFLQKEHLWERFFFSR; from the coding sequence ATGAGAGTCTTAGCAGGAGCTTCACTCGCGATTCTACTATTCGGGTGTTTCGGGACTTCCGTAAAAGAAGCTCCGTCTCGAACGGAAAATCGGGAATTTCCGGGAAGAAAAATTTGCATTCTATATTTGGAATCCGAATCGGACACCGTCGTGGAAATCAATCCTACGGTCTGTAAGACCCGAACGCCTCCCCTACATACGTTCCATCCTGCCATCGCCTTGGCCGCCCTCGAGTCGGGCAGCCTGAAAGATCCGAATGCACTCTACAAATGGGATCGCACCAAGTATCCTTATATCCGATGGCAGAAGGACCTGAACCTACAATCCGCTACGGAGTCGTCTGCGATCTGGTACTTCCAGAAGTTGGTCCGGGAAACGTCCCTGCCCAAAACGAGATCCTGGCTGCAAAACGCCGGACTCCCGGCAAACGCGACGGAAGAAAATCGGGCGTTCTGGCTAGAGGAGGGTTATTCCCTGAACGGGGAGGACTTCTTCGGATTTTTGCGAAACCTAGTATTGCAAAGACTTCCGGTACGGGAAAAAAACCGCGCGGCCGTACTTGCGGCGCTGGAACGATCCCCGGGAAAAATCAGCAACCCCACGGGAACCCACACTCTGGGCGGAAACTGGGGAGAAGCGGAGCGCTTTTATTCCGACTCCGGTACAGCCTATCTAGGAGGCAGGAGTCTTTCCCTTTTTTGGTTCTTTTGGAAATCGGGCACAAAGAGCAGATTATTTTTTTCCAGAGTGGAAAGCGAAACGGAGATCCTAAATCCTCTCGATGCAGCGCGCATCGGAACGGAATTCCTGCAAAAGGAACATCTGTGGGAAAGGTTCTTTTTTTCCCGCTAA
- a CDS encoding flagellar basal body P-ring protein FlgI, protein MNRIFALSLFLFGFSFAFAAEVRLKDLAKIEGIRVNQITGYGIVVGLPGTGDSKTPMTTESMKNYLKNLGVESNLKPDQIKNIASVLITANIPSIAKKGDRLDVTVSSIGDAKSLEGGVLLQSPLKTANDKIYAVASGVISFGGKPDNERSSRSSKKTVGTVHQGAIVESELKEEFFSSQRVVVRLNSPDFSLLNNLINKIRETVPEKFGLKSESIQALSPSEIVMEVGPGFSAKSPGLLALLSDLENITVESSPRAKVVINERTGVIVMGGSIVIDEVAVSRSGLSLSVADKNRRTQRLGRDNQQTVKESFVIQEATQVSDVVDALNKVGASTKDIIAILEALKSAGALHAELEVQ, encoded by the coding sequence ATGAATCGGATCTTCGCATTGTCTCTCTTTCTCTTCGGCTTTTCCTTTGCGTTTGCCGCAGAGGTACGCCTCAAGGATCTGGCCAAAATCGAAGGGATCAGAGTGAATCAGATCACCGGATACGGAATCGTCGTCGGTCTGCCCGGTACCGGAGATAGCAAGACTCCGATGACGACGGAGAGCATGAAGAACTATCTGAAAAATCTGGGCGTGGAATCGAATCTGAAACCGGATCAGATCAAAAATATCGCATCCGTATTAATCACCGCGAATATTCCTTCGATCGCCAAAAAAGGCGATCGATTGGACGTAACGGTTTCTTCGATCGGAGACGCGAAGTCCCTGGAAGGTGGAGTCCTTTTACAATCTCCGTTAAAGACCGCAAACGATAAGATCTATGCGGTGGCGAGCGGAGTGATTTCCTTCGGAGGAAAACCGGATAACGAACGTTCTTCTCGGAGCTCCAAAAAGACTGTGGGCACCGTCCACCAAGGGGCGATCGTAGAGTCAGAATTGAAGGAAGAATTCTTTTCCAGCCAAAGAGTGGTCGTACGATTGAACTCTCCCGATTTTTCCCTTTTAAACAATTTGATCAATAAGATCAGGGAGACCGTTCCCGAGAAATTCGGTCTGAAAAGCGAATCGATCCAAGCGCTTTCCCCTTCCGAAATCGTGATGGAAGTCGGACCCGGATTTTCCGCAAAGTCTCCCGGTCTATTGGCCTTACTTTCGGATCTGGAAAACATCACAGTGGAATCCTCTCCTAGAGCCAAAGTGGTTATCAACGAGCGTACCGGAGTCATCGTTATGGGGGGAAGTATCGTCATCGACGAAGTGGCGGTCTCCCGTTCCGGACTGAGTTTATCCGTAGCGGATAAAAACCGTCGCACCCAGAGACTAGGAAGAGACAACCAACAGACGGTCAAGGAATCCTTCGTCATACAGGAGGCAACCCAGGTTTCGGACGTGGTGGACGCGTTGAATAAAGTGGGCGCCTCGACCAAGGATATCATCGCCATCTTGGAAGCCCTGAAATCCGCCGGGGCATTGCACGCGGAACTGGAGGTGCAATAA
- the flgG gene encoding flagellar basal-body rod protein FlgG: MMRSLWTAATGMIAQQFHIDTISNNLANVNTTGFKKNRADFEDLVYQHMVLAGTPATSVSEIPTGVNVGHGVRAAASQKLFEIGSFQATGNKLDLAITSEMGFFKIQMPDGSFAFTRDGSYKIDSNQQVVTSNGYLLEPPIILPEGAILNTLMISEQGEVTVKIGADVRPTVIGQVELYRFVNPAGLQAIGKNLFQETVASGPEIPGTPGMEGFGNVLQGFLEMSNVKIVEEMVNMIVAQRAYESNSKAIQTSDNMLSTAIGLKR, translated from the coding sequence ATGATGCGATCCCTTTGGACCGCGGCGACCGGAATGATCGCCCAGCAATTCCATATCGATACGATCTCCAATAACCTTGCGAACGTCAATACGACCGGGTTCAAAAAGAATCGAGCCGATTTCGAGGACTTGGTTTATCAGCACATGGTATTAGCGGGGACTCCGGCAACTTCGGTGAGCGAGATCCCCACAGGAGTCAACGTAGGACACGGTGTTCGCGCGGCGGCTTCGCAGAAATTGTTCGAAATCGGTTCCTTCCAAGCGACGGGAAATAAATTGGATTTGGCGATCACCAGCGAAATGGGATTTTTCAAAATCCAAATGCCCGATGGAAGTTTCGCTTTTACCCGCGACGGTTCCTACAAGATCGATTCCAACCAACAAGTAGTGACTTCCAACGGATACCTGCTCGAGCCTCCGATCATCCTTCCGGAGGGAGCGATCCTGAACACGTTGATGATTTCCGAGCAAGGAGAAGTGACCGTAAAAATAGGCGCCGATGTTCGCCCGACGGTCATAGGACAAGTCGAATTGTACCGCTTCGTAAACCCTGCGGGTTTGCAGGCCATCGGTAAGAACCTGTTTCAGGAAACCGTAGCTTCCGGCCCCGAAATCCCCGGTACTCCAGGAATGGAGGGTTTCGGAAACGTGCTCCAGGGATTCCTGGAGATGTCCAACGTCAAGATCGTGGAAGAGATGGTGAATATGATCGTGGCTCAAAGAGCTTACGAATCCAATTCGAAGGCGATACAGACTTCGGATAACATGCTCTCCACGGCGATCGGCTTGAAACGTTAA
- a CDS encoding YhjD/YihY/BrkB family envelope integrity protein, whose translation MNSHPNHKYSRLFDYIPDSGILRKLNFSARVLASSAYRFVKDDCLMKASGISYTTIVSLIPMFTVALSLLTITSGLENRKEEIFDRINVFFLASNINLDINPYLETIGDLIDAARQIGTIGFVVLVFSATAVLRSLENAFNAIWRIEVSRSFLQKFVFYFFILSIGPLLIVIGQGLVERMTDFFRPPHYLSMDKEPDGKIWIAGENGSLFRLDKDLKADYSLNESDIDLENIRCLDSFGTRLDLCKKPELRREEFTKVLVREEKVYALSKKGLFLHRPLEGSVWSAIYFENVQFSDFEFVADGNFYFIFGNGEVLHFFNQGTSYKPVFPNTLKIQANRIYFPEFDQGYLVDDDGNVWKSEDGGLTWSANKISGQGLKDIHRIRPGELIVAGERGAIYKTADGGHTWKNLTHKRYTFRKVWSMENQESTDIFLLDSLGNILVSIDEGEHWNSFYVPAGGKVFASVLFDRNENGRFRLLNIGEYKKISLSEYRDVKYVTKIIQGGDSLLSPYNILKLAFPLTAIWLFFLSLFTLIPNTRVPIRASSIGAAFTSAIFLLFLYGFRVYLTSFSETTMIVYKALAAIPIFLIGVYSLSLIVLYGAEITACVQFPARYLVPFQLAEEQHTAFGYEFRKLLAVLKAAYLVQKEEKTSASEGALAVRSGINPGEIPRLTKTLSQAGLLSETTDETWVPSASGEDLTLADFYRKIPEPLLKEDGHGIYPDKVREKLERTEANFQKDLDSITFRDLIEGR comes from the coding sequence ATGAATTCCCATCCCAACCACAAATACAGCAGACTTTTCGATTATATTCCTGATTCTGGAATATTAAGAAAATTGAATTTTTCGGCGAGAGTCCTGGCCTCTTCCGCCTACCGTTTCGTCAAGGATGACTGCCTGATGAAGGCTTCCGGAATTTCCTACACGACGATCGTTTCCTTGATTCCGATGTTCACCGTGGCTCTTTCTCTGCTTACGATCACTTCCGGCCTGGAAAACAGAAAAGAGGAGATTTTCGACAGGATCAACGTCTTCTTTCTCGCGAGTAACATCAATCTGGACATCAATCCGTATTTGGAAACGATCGGAGATCTGATCGACGCGGCGAGGCAAATCGGCACAATCGGATTCGTAGTTCTCGTTTTCTCCGCCACCGCTGTGCTTCGTTCCTTGGAAAACGCCTTCAACGCGATTTGGCGCATCGAAGTCAGTCGTTCGTTTTTGCAAAAATTCGTATTTTATTTTTTTATCCTTTCGATAGGGCCGCTTTTGATCGTAATCGGACAAGGCCTGGTGGAGCGGATGACCGATTTCTTCCGCCCTCCTCACTATTTGAGCATGGACAAGGAACCGGACGGAAAGATCTGGATCGCCGGGGAAAACGGAAGCTTATTCAGACTGGATAAGGATTTAAAAGCGGATTATTCGTTAAACGAATCGGATATCGATCTGGAAAACATCCGTTGTCTCGATTCCTTCGGAACCAGACTGGACCTTTGTAAGAAACCGGAACTTCGCCGCGAGGAGTTCACCAAGGTTTTGGTCCGTGAGGAAAAAGTCTACGCCCTGTCCAAGAAAGGACTCTTTTTACACAGACCTTTGGAAGGTTCCGTCTGGAGCGCGATTTATTTCGAAAACGTCCAATTCTCCGATTTCGAATTCGTGGCGGACGGAAATTTTTATTTCATTTTCGGAAACGGGGAAGTCTTGCATTTTTTCAACCAAGGAACCAGCTATAAGCCTGTCTTTCCGAACACTCTGAAAATCCAAGCGAACCGGATTTATTTTCCCGAATTCGACCAAGGGTATCTCGTGGACGACGACGGAAACGTATGGAAGAGCGAAGACGGAGGCTTGACCTGGAGCGCAAACAAGATCTCCGGCCAGGGCCTGAAAGACATACATAGGATCCGCCCCGGAGAACTCATCGTAGCGGGAGAAAGAGGCGCCATCTACAAAACCGCGGACGGCGGACATACCTGGAAAAACCTGACCCACAAACGTTATACGTTCCGAAAAGTTTGGTCGATGGAAAACCAGGAATCCACGGATATTTTTCTGTTAGATTCCTTGGGAAATATCCTAGTTTCCATAGACGAGGGTGAACATTGGAATTCCTTTTATGTTCCCGCGGGCGGGAAAGTCTTCGCATCCGTCCTCTTCGACAGGAACGAAAACGGTAGATTCCGACTTTTGAATATTGGCGAATATAAAAAGATCAGCCTCTCGGAATACAGGGACGTGAAGTACGTAACAAAGATCATCCAAGGCGGCGACTCCCTACTTTCCCCCTACAATATATTGAAACTCGCATTTCCCTTGACCGCGATCTGGCTGTTTTTCCTGTCCTTATTCACGTTGATCCCCAATACGCGCGTCCCGATCCGCGCTTCGTCCATAGGCGCTGCGTTTACCAGCGCGATCTTTCTGCTCTTCCTCTACGGTTTTCGGGTGTATCTCACTTCGTTCTCGGAAACCACAATGATCGTGTACAAGGCTTTGGCCGCCATACCCATCTTCCTCATCGGAGTATATTCCCTTTCTTTAATCGTACTGTACGGCGCGGAGATCACCGCCTGTGTCCAGTTCCCGGCGAGATATCTTGTCCCTTTCCAATTGGCGGAAGAACAACATACCGCGTTCGGATACGAATTCCGGAAACTCTTGGCGGTCCTAAAAGCAGCTTATCTGGTGCAAAAGGAGGAAAAGACTTCGGCGAGCGAGGGAGCTCTCGCAGTCCGATCCGGAATCAATCCGGGAGAAATCCCTAGGTTGACCAAAACGCTTTCTCAAGCAGGTCTGTTAAGCGAAACGACGGACGAGACGTGGGTTCCTTCCGCTTCGGGAGAAGATCTTACTTTAGCAGATTTTTATAGGAAAATCCCCGAACCTCTATTGAAAGAGGACGGACACGGAATTTATCCCGACAAGGTCCGGGAAAAATTGGAACGCACGGAAGCGAACTTCCAAAAGGATTTGGACTCGATCACATTCCGGGATTTGATCGAGGGAAGGTAG
- a CDS encoding flagellar basal body L-ring protein FlgH, producing MFVTGRKRFTALSILVGAGMALAAQELSQWQDKNPYARSQNLKVGTAVFVRLKDGWNAEFEIESTADENITVKSVPDKKIIPDNPSFNSDRSIVRKNKGKIKSQGKLKGSLTATVTAIDPATGLLTVQGQRTSTYNGEPSSVSLSGRLSPEFLSRDNSVDADRIADLQIQFVGRIEPKDLRPPIAMKTITNPDGSVTLKAELSDEEKQRIILEQLNRLLGESK from the coding sequence ATGTTTGTAACGGGAAGAAAAAGATTCACCGCCTTATCGATTCTGGTCGGAGCGGGTATGGCCCTCGCCGCGCAGGAACTCTCGCAATGGCAGGACAAGAACCCTTATGCCAGGTCCCAGAACCTGAAAGTAGGGACCGCCGTTTTTGTCCGTTTGAAGGATGGATGGAACGCCGAATTCGAAATCGAATCCACCGCGGACGAGAATATCACCGTGAAATCCGTTCCCGACAAAAAAATCATTCCGGACAACCCGTCCTTTAACAGCGATAGAAGTATCGTAAGAAAGAATAAAGGAAAGATAAAATCCCAAGGAAAATTGAAGGGAAGTCTTACTGCGACGGTCACCGCGATCGATCCGGCTACCGGACTGCTGACCGTACAGGGGCAAAGGACTTCCACCTATAACGGAGAACCTTCCTCCGTTTCCTTGAGCGGGAGGCTTTCCCCTGAATTTCTTTCCAGAGATAATTCGGTGGATGCGGATCGGATCGCGGACCTTCAGATCCAATTTGTCGGAAGGATAGAGCCTAAGGATCTAAGGCCTCCGATCGCGATGAAAACGATCACGAATCCGGACGGATCCGTGACTTTAAAGGCGGAACTTTCGGACGAAGAAAAGCAAAGGATCATTTTAGAGCAGCTAAACCGTCTGTTAGGTGAATCAAAATGA
- a CDS encoding class I SAM-dependent methyltransferase, with protein MSADHPSKEVWEKHYTRPKSKLAYPDENLVRILARIPSPGDSFQALDFGSGSGRHCVLLKEFGYEVSAADYSQNSISSIRESFPWTKTFLLNKPPYPFSDSAFDLVVCWGVLHYNPPELAREMLLDIKRIMKKGSFLAASVRAEGDTHLRAKGERIGTPDLEGGSTWFYSEDEMRRIGSDFDSFQLGYTERTPLGKLEERICHWIFLARK; from the coding sequence ATGTCCGCTGACCATCCGTCAAAGGAAGTTTGGGAAAAGCATTACACCAGACCCAAATCGAAGCTCGCCTATCCGGACGAGAATTTGGTTCGTATTTTAGCGCGCATCCCATCTCCGGGAGATTCCTTCCAAGCCCTGGATTTCGGTTCCGGTTCCGGAAGACATTGTGTGTTGTTAAAAGAATTCGGCTACGAAGTCAGCGCGGCCGATTACAGCCAAAACTCGATTTCTTCGATACGGGAATCTTTCCCTTGGACAAAAACATTTCTCTTAAACAAGCCACCCTACCCTTTTTCGGATTCCGCATTCGATCTCGTTGTCTGCTGGGGAGTATTGCATTATAATCCTCCCGAGCTTGCGAGAGAAATGCTACTCGATATAAAACGTATTATGAAAAAAGGATCCTTTCTTGCCGCTTCCGTTCGCGCCGAAGGAGACACTCATTTGCGGGCAAAAGGGGAAAGGATAGGAACTCCCGACTTGGAAGGCGGATCTACTTGGTTTTATTCCGAAGATGAGATGAGACGAATCGGATCCGATTTCGATTCCTTTCAACTGGGATATACGGAACGAACACCTTTGGGAAAACTAGAAGAGAGGATTTGCCATTGGATCTTTCTCGCGAGGAAGTAA
- a CDS encoding rod-binding protein — protein sequence MIDRINDYSNRLNLIEKPEIQNLLREEKQIRGARSFPEALREEFNDKLSGKVSSSEVRMPHNIREEISVDPYRKKLYDASVEFESVFVKMMLKEMKSTVHKSGLIEGGYAEEIFEDMLYDEYSKNLSANSSLGLAEQIYQSLSSNLPPVSKLNSKA from the coding sequence ATGATCGATAGAATCAACGATTATTCCAACAGATTGAATCTGATCGAAAAACCGGAGATCCAAAATCTGTTACGGGAAGAAAAGCAGATCCGAGGCGCTCGGAGTTTTCCGGAAGCGCTGCGCGAGGAATTCAACGATAAGTTATCCGGAAAAGTCTCTTCCTCGGAAGTGCGTATGCCTCACAATATCCGGGAAGAAATCTCCGTGGATCCGTACAGAAAGAAATTATACGACGCATCCGTGGAATTCGAATCCGTATTCGTAAAGATGATGTTAAAGGAAATGAAATCCACCGTTCATAAATCCGGTCTGATAGAAGGCGGATATGCAGAGGAAATTTTCGAGGATATGTTGTACGACGAATACTCCAAGAATCTATCCGCAAACTCCTCTTTAGGATTGGCGGAACAGATCTATCAGTCTTTGTCTTCCAATCTGCCTCCGGTTTCCAAGCTGAACTCGAAGGCTTAA
- the flgA gene encoding flagellar basal body P-ring formation chaperone FlgA codes for MSRRFFSLFCFLLQSLVAVAGDLHAIETAYLRGKLLTEKKEVRLSEIARLPDGSEDPVVLKNLEAPVLLRPEEMQRSFPQFHFSGKETLVLPMNSELDSKDLEESLYKEISKFSHDSEQEFRITYIGGERSVPASGVELRWAGIPQTVHAGQIVASLDYYFQQRKVHTQRIKFKVEKKTSAYFTKKAISKGEKLDADSLEERIVFAEESFTDGVGPESIGATALKDLPPGELLRKKHVRFLFDVQRGGDVQMVYTRGNLVLRTKTKALSSGNVGDSVEVTSYSKDGKLSARVVEKNTVLLEN; via the coding sequence ATGAGTCGCCGTTTCTTCTCGCTTTTCTGCTTTCTCTTGCAGTCGCTCGTAGCGGTTGCAGGAGATTTGCATGCGATAGAAACGGCTTATCTTCGCGGAAAACTTTTGACGGAAAAAAAGGAAGTAAGACTCTCCGAAATCGCAAGATTGCCGGACGGATCGGAAGATCCCGTGGTGTTGAAGAACCTAGAGGCTCCCGTTCTCCTACGGCCGGAGGAAATGCAAAGGTCGTTTCCCCAATTCCATTTTTCCGGAAAGGAAACCTTGGTTCTCCCGATGAACTCGGAATTGGATTCGAAAGACCTCGAGGAAAGTTTGTACAAGGAGATCTCGAAATTTTCCCACGATTCCGAGCAGGAATTTCGGATCACGTATATCGGCGGGGAAAGATCCGTCCCTGCTTCCGGAGTGGAACTAAGATGGGCGGGGATTCCGCAAACGGTTCACGCGGGGCAAATCGTAGCTTCCTTGGATTATTATTTTCAGCAAAGAAAGGTTCATACCCAAAGGATCAAATTCAAGGTGGAAAAGAAGACCTCCGCCTATTTTACGAAAAAGGCGATTTCGAAAGGGGAGAAGTTGGACGCGGATTCTTTGGAGGAAAGGATTGTGTTTGCCGAGGAATCCTTTACGGACGGGGTCGGTCCGGAAAGTATCGGGGCCACCGCCTTGAAGGACCTTCCCCCCGGGGAACTGCTGCGGAAAAAACATGTGCGCTTCCTGTTCGACGTTCAGAGAGGCGGGGACGTCCAAATGGTATACACACGCGGCAATTTGGTGCTGAGGACAAAAACGAAGGCTCTCAGTTCCGGGAACGTAGGCGATTCGGTGGAAGTGACTTCCTATTCTAAGGACGGAAAACTTAGCGCACGGGTCGTCGAGAAGAACACCGTACTATTAGAGAATTAA
- a CDS encoding class I SAM-dependent methyltransferase, protein MDLSREEVIRKECPTDGLCSWEPLYVSEFQDFHLQIRICKTCGFQAQFPRPKPEELYTEDYYTGKEGFTYRDERLTEKYDRYVWFARLKNISRFKSSGNFLDVGCSFGGFLQCAREKGFSPFGVEISPYSSEVAKSRGIEVWTGQFLEADLPENFFDVVTMIEVIEHLENPKAVFDKLARILKTNGLLVLQTANFEGWQAREAEAKYHYYLPGHVYYYSASLIHKILAKRGFRKQITYFGVDFPLLAKLLKSRGSFSSWKDYGKWFWTALYHFRSKLKQGGYPLTSSMVHYAVKR, encoded by the coding sequence TTGGATCTTTCTCGCGAGGAAGTAATCCGGAAAGAATGCCCGACGGACGGACTATGTTCCTGGGAACCTCTATACGTCTCGGAGTTTCAGGACTTCCATCTGCAAATCCGGATCTGCAAAACCTGCGGATTCCAAGCGCAATTCCCTCGCCCGAAACCCGAGGAATTGTATACGGAAGATTATTATACGGGAAAAGAAGGCTTCACTTACAGGGACGAGCGACTCACGGAAAAATACGATCGATACGTCTGGTTTGCAAGATTGAAGAATATCTCCCGATTCAAGTCCTCGGGAAATTTTTTGGATGTCGGTTGCTCCTTCGGAGGCTTCCTCCAATGCGCCCGAGAAAAAGGGTTCTCCCCTTTCGGCGTGGAAATCTCGCCCTATTCCTCCGAAGTCGCAAAATCCAGAGGGATAGAAGTTTGGACTGGCCAATTTCTAGAAGCGGACCTACCCGAAAATTTCTTCGACGTGGTAACCATGATCGAAGTCATAGAACACCTGGAAAATCCGAAAGCGGTCTTCGATAAGTTAGCGCGGATCCTAAAAACGAACGGACTCCTTGTACTCCAAACGGCAAATTTCGAAGGATGGCAGGCCAGAGAAGCCGAAGCGAAATACCATTACTATCTGCCGGGGCACGTATATTACTATTCCGCCTCTCTGATTCATAAAATTCTTGCCAAGAGGGGATTTCGGAAGCAAATTACCTACTTCGGAGTGGATTTTCCGTTGCTTGCCAAACTTTTAAAATCCAGAGGCTCCTTTTCCTCCTGGAAGGATTACGGAAAATGGTTTTGGACCGCTTTGTACCATTTCCGTAGCAAACTCAAACAGGGCGGTTATCCTCTAACTTCTTCCATGGTACACTACGCGGTCAAACGATGA
- a CDS encoding DNA methyltransferase → MAARTNTAILERERKIQIGEFWTSKQRQAHPIHYVVSYRASFKPELPSFFIGKYLGTRKGVVLDPFGGRGTTAIQANLEGHIAVHNDISPMSLALVQSRRIIPSVSELEEKLASFDLSSDLPEEEGDSGLLHFYHKDTLKELKNLKRILSEDTSPEAKYLGITALSRLHGHSPGFFSVYSFPQISIPPTAQKRNNEKKGIVPEYREVKPRILQKLKRDLREKLPPFFHEFSSRNLYTNQSSMNMSRIADSSVDLVVTSPPFLDKVNYEEDNWLRYWFLNISLEKEQKPSIFATLAGWCEFIQGTLRELSRVLQPGGFLVMEVGEVRKGKTVFNLDEYVIRCAEGTSLVWENTYINDQKFTKLANCWNVSNNEKGTNSNRCVIFRNYK, encoded by the coding sequence ATGGCTGCTAGAACGAACACGGCGATACTCGAAAGAGAAAGAAAAATCCAAATCGGGGAATTTTGGACCTCCAAGCAAAGACAAGCTCACCCGATCCATTACGTCGTCAGTTACCGCGCATCCTTTAAACCGGAGCTGCCTTCCTTTTTTATCGGAAAATATTTGGGTACTAGAAAAGGCGTGGTTTTGGATCCTTTCGGCGGCAGAGGGACGACAGCGATCCAGGCGAATTTAGAAGGGCATATCGCGGTTCACAACGATATCAGTCCCATGTCCTTGGCGCTCGTCCAATCCAGAAGGATCATCCCTTCCGTATCCGAATTGGAAGAAAAATTGGCGAGTTTCGATCTGAGCTCCGATCTCCCCGAAGAGGAAGGGGACTCGGGTTTATTGCACTTCTATCACAAGGATACGTTAAAAGAATTAAAGAATTTGAAACGAATTCTTTCGGAGGATACTTCCCCCGAAGCGAAATATCTGGGTATCACCGCGCTATCCAGGCTCCACGGTCATAGTCCCGGATTTTTTTCCGTTTACAGTTTTCCGCAAATTTCCATCCCTCCTACGGCACAAAAGAGGAACAACGAAAAGAAAGGCATCGTTCCGGAATACCGTGAAGTAAAACCCAGGATTTTGCAAAAGCTCAAACGGGATTTACGGGAAAAGCTTCCGCCTTTTTTCCACGAGTTTTCGTCCCGGAATCTCTATACGAATCAATCCTCTATGAATATGAGCCGAATCGCCGATTCGAGCGTGGATCTGGTAGTGACCTCTCCTCCTTTTCTAGACAAAGTGAATTATGAAGAGGACAATTGGCTCAGGTATTGGTTCCTGAATATCTCCTTGGAGAAGGAACAAAAACCGAGTATCTTCGCCACTCTGGCCGGTTGGTGCGAATTCATCCAAGGCACCTTGAGGGAATTGTCCCGTGTACTCCAGCCGGGAGGGTTCCTGGTGATGGAGGTAGGCGAGGTGAGAAAAGGTAAGACCGTGTTCAATCTGGACGAATACGTGATCCGGTGCGCAGAGGGAACGAGTCTTGTCTGGGAAAACACGTACATCAACGACCAAAAATTCACGAAACTGGCCAATTGCTGGAACGTTTCCAATAACGAAAAAGGAACCAACTCCAATCGTTGCGTCATCTTTCGGAATTATAAATAG